The genomic interval AACATTAttgtaaaatactgtaaaaacaaACCTCTTCTCCCCTTAGTTGTTTGTAAATTACAGTAAAAACAACAGGAAAGGTTTTACGGTGTAGCTAAAGTGTGTCTCTGCACAAGTACAAATCATTGTGCTTTATACTAAGTATCTTCTTTATCTATAAGTAcatatcctcctctcttctcctcaagtCAGGGGCAAAAAGCTGATTTCCATGGTGTTCATGTTAAGCTGCAGCTCTgctctatactgaacaaaaatataaacgcaacatgtaaagtgttggtcccatgtttcatgagctgaaaagaaAAGAACCCTGACATTTTCTATATGCACAaatagcttatttctctccaattttgtgaacacatttgtttacatccctgttagtgagcaatttcctttgccaagataatctacctgacaggtgtggcatatcaagaagctgtttaaatagcatgatcattacacaggtgtaccttgtgctgaggacaatctctttgtgagacgcgatgtgggtgaacggatgatctccgcatgtgtatttcccaccgtaaagcatggaggagttgtgacactgatttatttagaattcaaggcacacttaaccagcatggctaccacagcattctgcagcgatatgccatcccatctggtttgggcttagtgggactatcatttgtttttcaacaggacaatgacccaacacacctccaggctgtgcaagggctattttaccaagaaggagagtgatggtacTGCCTCAGATGACCTGTCTTCCACAataccccgacctcaaccaaattgagatggtttgggatgagtcgaaccgcagagtgaaggaaaagcagccaacaagtgctcagcatatgtgggaactccttcaagcctgttggaaaagcattccaggtgaagctggttgagagaatgccaagagtgtgcaatgctgtcatcaaggcaaagggtagctatttgaagaatctcaaataccaaatatattttgatttgtttaacactcttagttactacatgattccatgtgtgttatttcatagttttgatgtcttcactattatcctacaatgtagaaaatagtaaaaataaagaaaaacccttgaatgagtaggtgttctaaaacttttgactggtagtgtaaatactgtattcgattctactgtattttagtcaatgccactccgatatTGAGCAATGTCATATTTATAAATtctattattttacttttagatgtattgttagatactaatGCACTGtttgagctaggaacacaagcgtttcgctacacccacactaaaatctgctaaatatgtgtatgtgaccaataaaatgtgatttggtagtaagtgccaggtgcaccggtgtgattgtgtcaagaactgcaacgctgctgggtttcacgctcaacagtttcccgtgtgtatcaataaaaggtccaccacccaaagaacttccagccaacttgacaactgtgggaagcattggagtcaacatgggccagcatccctgtagaacgctttagacaccttgtagtccatgacCCGACGAACTGAGGCGGTTGAGGGCAAAatgaggtgcaactcaatattaggatggtATTTCTAATGtttcgtacactcagtgtatatccaaATTGATATTGTGCAGAGATGATTCTTCCAACAGACTACTTACTCATAAAACATATTAGAATCTGATTAAACCGGATCTCTTGTACATGTATTCTAGCAGGACAACTGGCTGTAGGTAGTAGACATCTGCCTTTACTCTTCCTTTCTATTTAAAGACCTGAATGACCTCGGCTCAAAATTATTCTGGCATCTCTTCTGCATACCACCAGTAGGTATGGAGAGTAGGAGTGGACACACCATTTGGTTTTGTCGGCAGCGACAAAATAGCTTTAGAGATACTGCTCATGCCTTCTGTGTTGATATTTAATTGAAAGGATGTTCCTTCACTGTGTGGACACAGCCATTGTCTGAGCTCTGTTTACCAATGACCACGTTTGATGGCACTGCTGAAAATAGAggaagtctttttttttttttttttaaacatccaTACAACATCCATAATGCCAATAACAGTCTGCTctttcaaatgtattttaaatCCCCAAAAATGTTGCAACATATTTTATTCTACATACCGTATGTAGGTGTAACGTCCGTtgttaaaggtagaccaaggcacagcgtgggttcatcatattttatttaacggtgaaccagccaaaacaatgcacaaaaagttttgcaggctactaacagcaatacaaaaacaagatcccacaaacacaggtggaaaaaggctgcctaagtatggcttccaatcatagacaacgatagacagctgcctctggttaggaaccatactcggcccaacacaaagaaatacaaaacatagaatgcccaccccacaccctgacctaaccacatagagaaacaaaccctctccctcaggtcagggtgtgacagtaggtGAGGTATACTTGTTTGTTTTAGGTAGTTTGTGCACTAGAAAGGGATTTGACATAGATTCATTCCCACTTGATTTGAAAATCAACTTCCTCTTTTTAAGCTTCTTCGTTGTGCACTGATACAAATATTAACTTGTGGCATTTGGTCTGTTTTGCTGTGTTCTGATCTCTACAGAATCAGACAGGTTTTCCATGTTTTCTGTTTTCTCTTCAGCTGAAGATCTAGGTCCAGCAGCAGAGCCAGGAAGTTCCTGTTAGGGtaaatggctcttttctggattacTTTCTGAAGAGCACAATGGAGGGGGATGTGACAATACAACATGAGGTATGCCAACACCAAGGTAGACGATCTGCTCATACCCATAATGCAATGGACGAGAATCTttcctggagaggagagaagagaggataattgtttgtttatttatttatccttaATTTATCCAGGCGAGTCAATTAAGAACTAATAgttatttagaatgacggcctGAGTAGTGGTGAGAGAAGATGAAAGGAGAGAAGAAAGTGATGGAGAGGGATTAGTGAGAGGCCACCATGTTATTAATATCATACATGACTGCCCGCCTCAAACTGTGGCCTTTCTGTTCCCCTCAGAGATCTAAAAATAGTTTCCATAATTCATTGCCTTTGATCATTTAAGTTGCCTTTGCAGAGAGAGAGGCCTAGGCTGTCCTCTGGTGGTGAAGCTCTCTGAGATGATCCATGGTTAGACTTCAGAAAGTACTGCAAGGGAAGATGTATTTTTCTTGTTTGTGTGGATTGGAAGTAGTTACTGTATAACTAACTATTCAATGTGTGTTACAGGGACAGGCTTGGGTACTGTGGgaatgggttgaggtcagtgctatacagggacagactggggTACTGTGGgaatgggttgaggtcagtgctatacagggacagactggggTACTGTGGgaatgggttgaggtcagtgctatACAGGGACAGAGTGGGGTACTGTGGgaatgggttgaggtcagtgctatACAGGGACAGAGTGGGGTACTGTGGGAATGAGTTGAGGTCGGTGCTTTTGTAAAGACAAAATGTAAGCCTAACAGATGAAATGTGTCAACTTGAAATTATCTTTTTTGGTGTTCATAACTCTGCTTAAAGATATCCTAGAGAAAATTAAAGGGAAAATCCGCAGTTGctgcatccatttttggacttattctTGAAggatataacttagaaatgcttaGATGAACTGTCGTAGcctatcagaacccaaaatataagcttgttttacaccAATGTTCATAAACATTGGAAATGTAAACGAACACTgtacagcctcaaaacatggttcaaactataatgtagatatcatggatggtcagtctttgcatccatagctggggcggcaggtagcctagtggttagagcattggactcgtaaccgaaaggttgcaagatcaaatccccgagctgacaaggtaaaaatctgtcgttctgcccctgaacaaggcagttaaccccactgtttctaggctgtcattgaaaataagaatttgttcttaactgacttgcctagttaaataaaggtcaaataaatagctctgtctatgaatttgagagtgattccattttttttcagctttttaccgaTACAGAGccaggcaaaaaaaaaaactttgttatagtttcaactgctgattggccCTACTTGACTTAGAATAGGAGTCTTACCATCTGGTTGTTTCAATGCTTTATGAATGAAATCAGCTGCGGGCTTGAAGTAAACATCCAGATCAAAGTGAGTCGAGTCCTCTGCTGGAATACCATAATAAACAAAGCTGTTGCCATAAAATCTGTGGTCCCCTATGCTGCCTCGCTTGGAATGAGCAGCGTTTAACACATGGGTGACGCCTAACTTCTGCAAGGTACTCCTGTTTTGGGCTATTGCCCTGgtaagacaaagagagagaaggtggTGAGACTGAACTATTGTGAATGTACTAGCTACATTAGTTTGTCAAATAGTTTTCAACTCGTCAGAAACTGTACAAACGATAAAATAATACTTCTGTTTAATTACATTAGATGTTTGCAGTAGCCTATGATATGACCTTGGGttatagttgatctgtttactaTGACTTCGACATAGAATTGATCATAACTGCTTgagtattttttatttacaaaTGCTTGAACTATAAACTAAGTGTAATGCAGTTAAGATTAATAATTATTCAAATTAATACTTACACATTTCCTATGAATATGTTCGGCCAAACCTCATTTATCTGGCTCAACCGCAGCGTGCAAGAATCCAAAATCTTTTCCAAGTCTTTCACAGATAGGTACTCTTTCCTGGGTTCTTTTTTGGTCTTCAGGACTGCCATTATTCCAATTCCAAATCCCCCTCAAATTACAAATCAATGACTAGGCTACTACTCAATGTTTTCAATGTGTTAAAGCAGCAGTACACTCTATACTCCTACTTCAGCTGATATGTGTGAGCTGGTGTTTGTTTACCCTGACTGGGACAGTTACCCAATGTAGCGCTCAGGCTAGCGTGTAAGTCAGGCAGAGGGCAGGATGTGACTGTGTCCTTTCACACCACCCGGGGTCtgtgtcccgaatggcaccctattgcttatgactacttttgatcagaaccctatgggcccttggtcaaaagtaaagcagtatacagggaatagggttccgtttGGGGACGCAAACAAAGACCCTTAATTCAATAAACCACAAACAGAGAGGAAGCATCTGACGAGCACGGATGATTTTACATCATGGACATGTTAAAGATGTGtttctacagtatactgtagagtaGATTAAAATCGTTTTTATTCGTCCACTTTTCATGTCCAACCCGAAATTTGACTTCCACTTTAATCCCAACCTCCGAAAGACACACACATATTAGAGAAGTTGGAGAGCCACGCTGGGTGCCCATGGAGCAGTTGTTGTGGGGGCTTAAAATGGCAATGGATTTTGCTATCACCCATCCTACGGTTGCAGCTTGCTTCCAACCACATTTTTCCCCGTTAGATCCAGGATTCGAAATGACAACTCTCCGTTTGCTGGCTCACCTCCTTATCCACTACACTACCTGCTGTCATTGTATTGAGTTGGTAGCGTATTTCAGGAACAGAaagacaaagctgtaaaacagtgCTGCCTATTTATTGTAAATGGGTCAAATATAATACAGAAagaagcaaaaaaatatatatttccagTGAAAAGTGCATCATACGGAAGAGCATTAGGGCCAAATAAAGAGATAAAACAAAATATTTGATGGGGATAGTTCTTCAAAAACTCGTAATACTTTGACAATAAAGTCAAAATTGAACTTTGTGAATaaatttgcaatattctgagaatATTCAACTTCAAGAATATAGTCAAAATATTTTGAGAATCAACTCAACAAAAAAATTGGGAGAATAAAGTCAAAATGTTGAGAATAAAATAGACATCTTGAGAATAGAGTTGCAGTTATATTTAAAGATTAATGTAGGAGATATGGTTATTAATTACATGCCTTCCTGGCTCCCTGTTGTTGGGCGTGCAACCTTTGAAATGCCTGGGTTAGATGACCTGGTGACACTATACTTTAGAATTGGCTTTAGTAGCAAAGAAATTCATGCTTTTTTTTTGCATATAATAACCATATTACTATAGTGGTAAGTAATCCCTGTCATGGTGCACTTCTAATTCGCTACAATGTTATCCTCAATCCCCAGAGTATGCCAACACCTTAGACAGTATcttagacagtaacagcagctaGGCCAGCAGCCTATTATATCGAAACAAAAGGGTTATTTTCAAAGCTGTAATGGCATGGTGTTTTATGTACACTTCCAATGAAGTACACACTAAAAACAAAAGGttctgtacagtgccttcagaaagtattcacttgttccacattttgttgtaataCAGCCTGAACAAAGAATTGATtaaatttacattttttgtcactggcctacacacaataccccgtaatgtcaaagtggaattgtgtttttagacatttttaccaaTTAATAAAAAATTGAAAGCTGAAATGTTacagcaagcctaaataagttcaggagtaaaaatgccacttaacaagtcacataataagttgcatagctcactctgtgtgcaataattgtctttaacatgatttttaaatgtctacctcatctctgtaccccatacacacacacacacacaattatctgtaaggtccctcagccgagcagtgaatttcaaacacagattcaaccacaaagaccagggaggatttCCAATCCTcaaaaagaagggcacctattggtagatgggtaaaacaaattaaaagcagatattgaatatccctttgagcatgttgaagttattaattacactttggatggtgtatcaatacacccagtcactacaaagatacaggcgtccttcctaagtcAGTTGCCAGAAAGGAAGGGAACAgtttagggatttcaccatgaggccaatggtgactttaaaacagttacagaatttaatggctgtgataggagaaaactgaggatggatcaacaacattgtagttactccacaatactaacctaattgacagagtgaaatgaGGAAGCctgtactgaataaaaaaatattccaaaacatgcatcctgtttgcaacaaggcaataaagtaatactgaaaataATGTGGCTaaacaattaactttttgtctcaaatacaaagtgttatgtttacaacacattacagagtac from Salmo salar chromosome ssa28, Ssal_v3.1, whole genome shotgun sequence carries:
- the LOC106589878 gene encoding dual specificity protein phosphatase 13; the protein is MAVLKTKKEPRKEYLSVKDLEKILDSCTLRLSQINEVWPNIFIGNVAIAQNRSTLQKLGVTHVLNAAHSKRGSIGDHRFYGNSFVYYGIPAEDSTHFDLDVYFKPAADFIHKALKQPDGKILVHCIMGMSRSSTLVLAYLMLYCHIPLHCALQKVIQKRAIYPNRNFLALLLDLDLQLKRKQKTWKTCLIL